One window from the genome of Methanobrevibacter olleyae encodes:
- a CDS encoding phosphoglycerol geranylgeranyltransferase translates to MENVEAHFKEILKTRKIHLTLIDPDEQSPEEGVNIAKEAIAGGSDGIMVGGSTVDTSALDGTCKALSENIDLPIVLFPGNINGASKYADAIFFMSYLNSNNPYWIIGAQALAAPAVNKTGIEKIPMGYVVAEPGGTVGWVGDAKLIPRNKPKIPAIYAMAAENLGMRFFYIEAGSGADQAIPPEMVAYTKRATQDMVLLVGGGIRDGIAAYTAAKAGADIVVTGTVVEETSDVKGKIQEIVAGIRKASE, encoded by the coding sequence ATGGAAAATGTAGAAGCTCATTTTAAAGAAATATTAAAAACTCGTAAAATTCATTTAACTTTAATAGATCCCGATGAACAAAGTCCAGAAGAAGGAGTAAATATTGCAAAAGAAGCTATTGCTGGTGGTAGTGATGGTATAATGGTAGGAGGCTCTACTGTAGACACTTCTGCATTAGATGGAACTTGTAAAGCATTATCTGAAAATATTGATTTACCTATTGTTTTATTTCCAGGAAATATTAATGGTGCAAGTAAATATGCAGATGCAATATTCTTTATGAGTTATTTAAATTCAAATAATCCTTATTGGATTATTGGTGCTCAAGCACTAGCTGCACCCGCTGTTAATAAAACTGGTATTGAAAAGATTCCTATGGGTTATGTAGTAGCAGAACCTGGTGGAACTGTTGGTTGGGTTGGAGATGCTAAATTAATCCCAAGAAATAAACCAAAAATCCCAGCTATTTATGCTATGGCAGCAGAAAACTTAGGTATGAGATTCTTCTATATTGAAGCAGGTTCAGGTGCAGATCAGGCTATTCCTCCTGAAATGGTTGCTTATACAAAAAGAGCTACTCAAGATATGGTTCTTCTAGTAGGTGGAGGAATCCGTGATGGCATAGCAGCTTATACTGCAGCAAAAGCAGGTGCAGATATTGTTGTTACAGGAACTGTTGTTGAAGAAACTTCAGATGTTAAAGGTAAAATCCAGGAAATAGTAGCAGGAATTCGTAAAGCTTCTGAATAA
- a CDS encoding DUF116 domain-containing protein, with protein MLLHEQAFQLIGEVVILLICLLVVILIIGLILGIVLVRRNKLLFPSLIIFIVNVFYSPLKSLVNLLGLDDALVDNIGIEVRNKVNKHRFEMIPPEEKIIVLPHCLRSAHCEASLKETGIKCTYCGKCAIGIIKKKAEPMGYRVFIVPGSSFVKKIVQQNRFKAVVGVACHVDLNQTMMVLEDFAPQGVLLSTSGCFETKVDISKVLETIGYYEYRKEQKGKKDTESINIETIDDDLDIKPSK; from the coding sequence ATGTTATTACATGAACAAGCATTCCAATTGATAGGTGAGGTTGTTATTCTTCTGATATGTTTATTAGTAGTTATTCTTATTATTGGACTTATATTAGGAATAGTTCTTGTTAGGAGAAATAAATTGCTGTTTCCATCATTGATTATATTTATTGTAAATGTATTTTATTCTCCATTAAAGAGTTTAGTAAACCTTTTAGGGCTTGATGATGCCTTAGTTGATAATATAGGAATAGAAGTACGAAATAAGGTTAATAAACATAGATTTGAAATGATACCTCCTGAAGAAAAGATTATTGTACTGCCCCATTGCCTTAGATCAGCTCATTGTGAAGCAAGTTTAAAAGAAACCGGTATTAAATGTACATATTGTGGTAAATGTGCAATTGGAATTATTAAAAAAAAAGCAGAGCCAATGGGTTATAGGGTATTTATTGTACCAGGTTCTAGCTTTGTTAAAAAGATAGTTCAGCAAAATAGGTTTAAGGCAGTTGTTGGTGTAGCTTGTCATGTAGACTTAAATCAGACAATGATGGTTTTAGAAGATTTTGCACCTCAAGGGGTTCTTTTATCTACTTCTGGCTGTTTTGAAACTAAAGTGGATATTTCAAAAGTTCTTGAAACTATTGGATATTATGAATATAGAAAAGAACAGAAAGGAAAAAAAGACACAGAATCAATAAATATAGAAACTATTGATGATGATTTAGATATAAAGCCAAGTAAATGA
- a CDS encoding 50S ribosomal protein L40e: MARFEEAENRMFNVKICLKCNARNPAGATTCRKCGYKGLRFKAKEPRG, from the coding sequence ATGGCAAGATTTGAAGAAGCAGAAAACAGAATGTTTAATGTAAAAATCTGTTTAAAATGTAATGCACGTAATCCTGCTGGAGCTACTACTTGTAGAAAATGTGGTTACAAAGGTTTAAGATTCAAAGCAAAAGAACCTAGAGGATAG
- a CDS encoding DUF367 family protein has protein sequence MKVTVFHANECDKRKCTTFKMEKQGKCRIIYKIHQIPRGAVVLNPFAEKAVSYEDRGLVEDKGIVGLDCSWNKVSKSASFFSLSKYHRSLPFLIAANPVNFGKPCILSTNEAIAATFYITGFKEEANHIMDGFKWGHSFIEMNYDLLEAYSDVKTSEELVKIQNDFLKAHEK, from the coding sequence ATGAAAGTAACTGTTTTTCATGCTAATGAATGTGATAAAAGGAAATGCACTACATTTAAAATGGAAAAACAAGGAAAATGCAGAATAATTTATAAAATACATCAAATTCCTCGTGGAGCAGTTGTTTTAAATCCATTTGCTGAAAAGGCAGTTTCATATGAAGATAGAGGGCTTGTTGAAGATAAAGGTATTGTAGGGCTTGATTGCTCTTGGAACAAGGTATCTAAATCAGCAAGCTTTTTTAGTTTATCTAAATATCATAGATCTCTTCCTTTTTTAATAGCTGCTAATCCAGTTAATTTTGGAAAACCATGTATCTTATCTACAAATGAAGCTATTGCTGCTACATTTTATATAACTGGATTTAAAGAAGAAGCTAATCATATTATGGATGGTTTTAAATGGGGTCATTCATTTATTGAGATGAATTATGATTTACTTGAAGCTTATAGTGATGTTAAAACAAGTGAAGAGCTTGTAAAAATACAAAATGATTTTTTAAAGGCTCATGAAAAATAA